CCTGATCCAGAACACACAAAACCGCGACAACGACATCCTGCATATCAAGATCGACGAGTTGCTGCGCGTCTCCAAGGACGCACAAAATGCCGTGCTGAGCCTTGATGGCCTGGACCGTAAAGAACTGGAAAAACTGCGCAGTGAATACCGCAGCATCGGCGCCGCAGGCAATGTCAGCCTTAACAGCAGTTGTGGCGAAGTGGTCGACGATGCGGTAACTAATAAAACCGATCTGAACCAGGCATAAAAAAACGGCGGTTGGAGTGACTCCAACCGCCGTTTTTCATTGCACGTAAAAGATTCAACCGTCGCCTTGATGACCTTTGCCATAGGTCGAAGCCAAGGCACGCGCCTTTTGCAGGCGCTCCTCCAGCTTGGGCAGCGTCTCATCCACCAGCGCTTTGATTTCCGGCACATCCGACGCCGCGCCTTCCTGTTTGAACAGGGCAATAGCGTCTTCGTTTTCCTTGACCTGTTGCGCGGTGTAAGCGGCGTCAAACGAGTCGCCGTCCTTCAACTCCGGCATCAAGGTTTCGGCTTTATCCACAATTTTCTCGCGCGGTGCCACCGGCAGGTCGAGCTTCTTGGCGATCGCGGCCAAGTGCTGGTTGGCCTGGGTGCGCTCGTTGATCACCTCGATGGTGTAGTCCTTGATTTCCTGGGACGAG
The window above is part of the Pseudomonas sp. KBS0710 genome. Proteins encoded here:
- a CDS encoding low affinity iron permease family protein, yielding MKFSAVSQSLSRWAGSARTFYAAVALIFLWSLSGPYFHYNDTWQLIINTSTTIITFLMVFLIQNTQNRDNDILHIKIDELLRVSKDAQNAVLSLDGLDRKELEKLRSEYRSIGAAGNVSLNSSCGEVVDDAVTNKTDLNQA
- a CDS encoding DUF4142 domain-containing protein — translated: MSRMAIRLRTASFAMLLGLGASNAFAQSPAEFIEQASAKGMADIETSRMAHARTSSQEIKDYTIEVINERTQANQHLAAIAKKLDLPVAPREKIVDKAETLMPELKDGDSFDAAYTAQQVKENEDAIALFKQEGAASDVPEIKALVDETLPKLEERLQKARALASTYGKGHQGDG